A genomic window from Ascaphus truei isolate aAscTru1 chromosome 1, aAscTru1.hap1, whole genome shotgun sequence includes:
- the SYT4 gene encoding synaptotagmin-4 — translation MAPITSSGDSLDEFPTMIGLLSAFGLVFTVSLFSWICCQRKSTKSNKTPPYKFVHVLKGVDIYPENLNSKKKFGADEKTELTPKSLVSKTSLHLDLEKRDLNGNFPKANKVRSSPDLEDFSQPQLLEKERDSVSPESIKSSTSLSSVDKQDKLGTLFFSLEYNFEKKAFVVNIKEARSLPAMDEQSMTSDPYIKMTILPEKKHKVKTRVLRKTLDPAFDETFTFYGIPYSQVQDTVLHFMILSFDRFSRDDVIGEVYFPLSGIELSDGKVLMNREINKRNVRKSTGRGELLISLCYQSTTNTLTVVVLKARHLPKVDNSGLSDPYVKVNLYHAKKRISKKKTHVKKCTPNAVFNELFVFDIPCEGLEEISVEFLVMDSDRGTRNEIIGRLILGASADGTGGEHWREICEHPRRQIAKWHMLCDG, via the exons ATGGCTCCGATCACAAGCAGCGGAGATTCTTTGG ATGAATTTCCTACAATGATTGGGCTCTTAAGTGCATTTGGCCTTGTTTTCACAGTTTCTCTATTTTCTTGGATCTGCTGCCAGCGTAAATCAACAAAATCTAACAAAACCCCTCCATATAAGTTTGTACATGTATTAAAAGGTGTTGACATTTACCCAGAAAATTTAAACAGCAAGAAGAAATTTGGGGCAGATGAGAAAACAGAGTTAACTCCTAAATCACTAGTATCAAAGACTTCTCTTCATCTTGATCTAGAGAAAAGAGACTTAAATGGTAATTTCCCTAAAGCAAACAAAGTCAGGAGCTCTCCAGACCTCGAGGATTTTTCCCAACCTCAGCTactagaaaaagagagagattcTGTGTCACCTGAGAGCATTAAGTCCAGCACTTCCTTATCATCTGTGGACAAACAAGATAAACTCGGTACACTGTTCTTCTCATTAGAGTACAACTTTGAGAAAAAAGCATTTGTAGTGAACATCAAAGAAGCCAGATCCCTGCCCGCAATGGATGAACAATCCATGACATCTGATCCGTATATAAAAATGACCATCCTTCCAGAAAAAAAGCACAAGGTTAAAACTAGAGTACTCAGAAAAACCCTAGACCCAGCTTTTGATGAGACCTTCACATTTTATGGCATTCCTTATAGCCAGGTCCAAGACACAGTCCTCCACTTCATGATTCTAAGCTTTGACAGGTTCTCAAGAGATGATGTCATTGGAGAAGTTTACTTCCCTCTCTCCGGAATTGAGCTATCTGATGGAAAAGTGTTGATGAACCGGGAAATCAATAAAAGAAATGTCCGG AAATCAACAGGACGTGGGGAGTTGCTGATCTCTCTCTGCTACCAGTCTACAACAAACACTTTAACTGTGGTGGTGCTGAAGGCTCGACATTTACCAAAAGTTGATAATTCAGGATTATCAG ATCCTTATGTGAAAGTGAATCTGTATCACGCCAAGAAAAGAATCTCTAAAAAGAAAACTCACGTCAAGAAATGCACCCCAAATGCAGTGTTCAATGAACTTTTTGTGTTCGACATTCCTTGCGAAGGTCTGGAAGAGATCAGCGTTGAGTTTTTGGTCATGGATTCAGACAGGGGCACCAGGAATGAGATTATTGGCCGGTTAATTCTTGGAGCTTCAGCAGATGGAACAGGAGGAGAGCACTGGAGGGAAATCTGTGAACATCCTCGGAGACAAATTGCCAAGTGGCACATGCTGTGTGATGGTTAG